From the genome of Polyangiaceae bacterium, one region includes:
- a CDS encoding AraC family transcriptional regulator ligand-binding domain-containing protein, which produces MGSGEPYIIASITQGLILGGMRVGLDPRDMLKHAGLDVDVLEDGDALVHFERQIEVSRMLFMHQPKFNTCLRVGKHFVPRRYGVIGNMLQHGTTFQTGLGRLRQVSAFGYQFHRAAHIARAGRNADNGPNASDGRKTSALLGPIRDARDVTGVIRRARTATHRKAHQASSRVISTHTDWGSRRARRIFRRACQLRFARR; this is translated from the coding sequence GTGGGGTCGGGAGAGCCGTACATCATTGCGTCGATCACGCAGGGCCTCATCCTTGGCGGGATGCGCGTGGGGCTGGATCCGCGCGATATGCTGAAGCACGCAGGGCTCGATGTGGACGTGCTCGAAGACGGCGATGCGCTCGTGCACTTCGAACGCCAGATCGAAGTCTCGCGCATGTTATTTATGCATCAGCCGAAATTCAATACGTGTTTGCGCGTGGGTAAGCATTTCGTGCCCAGGCGCTATGGTGTCATCGGTAACATGTTGCAGCATGGTACCACCTTCCAGACAGGCCTTGGTCGACTTCGGCAAGTTTCAGCATTTGGCTACCAATTTCATCGTGCGGCACATATCGCACGTGCCGGAAGGAATGCGGATAACGGTCCAAACGCATCCGATGGTCGAAAAACATCAGCGCTATTGGGGCCCATCCGGGATGCACGAGACGTCACTGGCGTCATCCGTCGCGCTCGGACGGCAACTCACCGGAAAGCACATCAAGCCTCTTCGCGTGTCATTTCGACACATACCGATTGGGGATCGAGACGAGCACGAAGAATTTTTCGGCGTGCCTGTCAACTTCGGTTCGCTCGTCGATAG
- a CDS encoding helix-turn-helix transcriptional regulator: MGSRVHFFRAFRRWFGCTPKEWRRKHRIA, from the coding sequence TTGGGGAGCCGAGTCCATTTTTTCCGGGCGTTCCGACGCTGGTTCGGGTGCACGCCGAAAGAATGGCGTCGTAAACACAGGATCGCCTGA